One window from the genome of Candidatus Synechococcus calcipolaris G9 encodes:
- the nrdJ gene encoding ribonucleoside-triphosphate reductase, adenosylcobalamin-dependent, with the protein MVQELSPSVRSDFPEAALTAHPVFYRTYSRQDEEGQRESWQQVCDRTIRGLAKLGKLTPAEIALLEEMQQNLIALPSGRWLWVGGTPWVEKPENFSGAYNCTSTNVIDWKAFGLMMDLAMQGCGTGAVLEPKYIDQLPVIRNPLEIEIIGNIGQTPPEERQERTTVTIEGNHCHIKVGDSRPGWVRSYQTVLELSSDEQFTGQVHVTIDMSDIRPTGERLKGFGGVANPVKLPELYQRCGDILNRAIGRKLTAVECCLLIDEAAVVVVAGNVRRCLPEDALVHTSKGLVPIKAVQIGDWVQTPLGFRPVTDKFDQGYQDVYEIETNATVARATLNHRIATLANAQGEVIWKSVQDLQANDRLLHNRQVLPGSITHLPPDFTHERPENSRNASEITIPELTPDIAWLLGLTHGDGYVSLGRNKYNKPFGAISWAYNSLEPQLAEQIHGKINRALALFGVQSRQHLIAGENTFRSRVTSIRLTEYFYRYIKQPKQPLRVPDFILQGTVDVRCAYLAGLMDSDGSAHGRPPYLLTTVYRDFAREVGVLLSSLGIAARLSITEPQLETWQPKYNLKLPALKSRYNSLIAPHSLKGEIRQGLKAHGFTIPGVMMRETYTYSQMRDMGFEGNRTTDSNYERYIAESDITLDIPITVKGLGSYDHVQTYDIEVAEAHCFYCDGYLTHNSAGMRQGDSNDQDFAQAKQNLWRQDEQGNWSIDPERDALRMANHTRVFHRKPTLEECMAAVRTQYYSGEGAIQWAGETIARANADILRTPELKGQFIQAYEAGQGADFLQRLVPEITPKELNHCLGRYGLNPCGEIVSADFHCNLSEIHLNQIDPGDRTLQAKAFKAGALSVASLLHHQFVEDRYRYSRQVDPIVGVSFTGLFDFFVHAFGVEWLKWWQTGRSDTPQGKAFKEQEADYLRYWRDIVHKEVWDYCDRHGLKRPNRCTTVQPSGTKSLLTGASPGWHPPKAQRFIRRITFRKNDPVALACYDYGYAVIPSQSDKDETGKLLDDPFDPRCSEWLVEIPIAVSWADLPGASEIDINQFSALAQFDFYMQVQQHYTTHNTSATVELREQEIEPLAQAIYETIQQDHGYISAALLARFDALETFPRLPFEPISKERYDAEVKAVQQRKRVVDFHQALARYTQPLTEAGPAGCDSDKCLL; encoded by the coding sequence ATGGTGCAAGAACTCTCCCCTTCTGTTCGGAGTGATTTTCCTGAGGCGGCATTGACTGCCCATCCTGTGTTTTATCGCACCTACAGCCGTCAAGACGAAGAGGGACAGCGGGAAAGTTGGCAACAGGTGTGCGATCGCACCATTCGAGGTCTTGCCAAGCTGGGTAAGCTCACGCCCGCAGAAATCGCATTACTAGAGGAGATGCAGCAAAACCTAATTGCGTTGCCTTCGGGTCGCTGGCTTTGGGTCGGCGGAACGCCATGGGTTGAAAAACCCGAGAACTTTTCTGGAGCCTATAACTGCACAAGCACAAATGTTATCGACTGGAAGGCCTTTGGGCTGATGATGGACTTAGCCATGCAGGGTTGTGGCACAGGAGCGGTTTTAGAACCGAAATATATTGATCAACTGCCGGTTATTCGCAACCCCCTGGAAATTGAGATCATCGGTAACATTGGCCAGACCCCCCCAGAGGAACGGCAAGAGAGGACCACCGTCACGATTGAGGGCAACCATTGTCACATTAAGGTAGGAGATAGTCGCCCAGGCTGGGTGAGGTCTTACCAAACGGTATTAGAACTCTCCAGTGACGAGCAGTTTACGGGGCAAGTTCACGTCACCATTGATATGTCCGATATTCGGCCCACGGGGGAACGCTTAAAGGGCTTTGGTGGGGTTGCCAATCCTGTGAAATTACCGGAGCTTTATCAACGCTGTGGGGACATTCTTAACCGGGCGATCGGTAGAAAATTAACTGCCGTGGAATGCTGCTTGCTCATTGATGAGGCGGCGGTGGTTGTAGTTGCCGGTAATGTACGTCGGTGTTTGCCGGAAGATGCCTTAGTTCATACCAGTAAGGGCTTAGTCCCCATCAAAGCGGTTCAAATTGGGGATTGGGTGCAAACACCCTTGGGTTTCCGGCCAGTAACGGATAAATTTGACCAAGGTTACCAGGATGTTTATGAAATTGAAACCAATGCCACAGTTGCGCGGGCAACCTTAAATCATCGCATCGCCACGTTAGCTAATGCCCAAGGGGAAGTGATCTGGAAATCTGTTCAAGACCTACAAGCCAATGATCGACTGCTCCACAATAGGCAGGTATTGCCTGGAAGCATTACTCACTTACCCCCTGACTTTACCCATGAGCGTCCTGAAAATAGCCGGAATGCCAGTGAAATTACGATTCCCGAACTCACCCCGGACATAGCTTGGTTGCTCGGCTTGACCCATGGAGATGGCTACGTCAGTTTAGGGCGTAATAAATATAACAAACCTTTTGGAGCCATTTCCTGGGCGTACAACAGTCTGGAACCCCAACTAGCTGAACAGATCCATGGCAAGATTAACCGTGCTTTAGCTTTATTTGGTGTCCAGTCTCGCCAACATCTGATTGCAGGCGAAAACACATTCCGCTCACGGGTTACCTCAATTCGTCTGACGGAATATTTCTATCGCTACATTAAACAACCCAAGCAGCCACTCCGAGTTCCTGATTTTATTTTGCAGGGAACAGTGGATGTCCGGTGTGCCTATTTAGCTGGGTTAATGGATAGTGATGGCTCTGCCCACGGGCGGCCGCCCTATCTGCTAACAACGGTTTATCGTGACTTTGCCCGGGAAGTCGGCGTGTTGCTTTCAAGTCTGGGAATTGCGGCCCGCCTCAGTATCACAGAGCCTCAACTTGAAACGTGGCAGCCGAAATATAATCTGAAATTACCTGCCCTCAAGTCCCGTTACAACAGTTTGATTGCACCCCATTCCCTTAAGGGTGAAATTCGCCAAGGCTTAAAGGCTCATGGCTTTACCATTCCTGGGGTAATGATGCGGGAAACCTATACCTATAGCCAAATGCGGGATATGGGATTTGAAGGAAACCGGACAACAGATTCTAATTACGAGCGATACATTGCCGAATCAGATATAACCTTAGATATTCCCATTACAGTCAAGGGATTGGGCAGTTATGACCATGTACAGACCTACGATATTGAAGTAGCTGAAGCCCATTGTTTTTATTGCGATGGCTATCTCACCCATAACAGTGCGGGGATGAGGCAGGGGGATAGTAATGATCAAGACTTTGCCCAGGCCAAGCAAAATCTATGGCGGCAAGATGAACAGGGGAACTGGTCTATTGATCCGGAACGGGATGCTCTGCGGATGGCCAACCATACCCGTGTTTTTCATCGCAAACCGACCCTAGAAGAATGTATGGCAGCGGTGCGCACCCAATACTACTCGGGGGAAGGGGCAATTCAATGGGCCGGTGAAACCATCGCTCGGGCCAATGCGGATATCTTGAGAACGCCAGAATTAAAGGGGCAGTTTATTCAGGCTTACGAAGCGGGACAGGGCGCAGATTTTCTTCAGCGACTGGTTCCGGAGATCACCCCCAAAGAACTGAATCATTGTCTCGGCCGCTATGGTCTGAATCCCTGTGGCGAAATCGTCTCTGCTGATTTTCATTGTAACTTATCGGAAATTCACCTGAATCAAATTGATCCCGGCGATCGCACCCTCCAGGCCAAAGCATTCAAAGCGGGGGCCTTATCCGTTGCCTCCTTGCTCCATCATCAGTTTGTGGAAGACCGCTATCGCTATAGCCGCCAAGTTGACCCGATTGTGGGTGTATCCTTCACGGGATTGTTTGATTTCTTTGTCCATGCCTTTGGTGTTGAGTGGCTGAAATGGTGGCAAACAGGGCGATCTGACACGCCCCAAGGTAAAGCCTTTAAGGAACAAGAAGCCGACTATCTGCGCTATTGGCGGGACATTGTCCATAAAGAAGTCTGGGATTACTGCGATCGCCACGGTCTGAAACGTCCCAACCGCTGTACAACCGTCCAACCCAGTGGCACCAAATCTCTGCTGACGGGAGCCTCCCCCGGTTGGCATCCGCCCAAGGCTCAACGATTTATCCGCCGGATCACGTTCCGCAAAAACGATCCTGTGGCCCTAGCCTGCTATGACTACGGTTATGCCGTCATCCCTTCCCAATCCGATAAAGACGAAACTGGCAAACTTTTGGATGATCCCTTTGATCCCCGCTGTAGTGAATGGCTGGTGGAAATCCCGATAGCTGTGTCCTGGGCCGACCTGCCGGGAGCCAGTGAAATTGACATTAATCAGTTTTCTGCCTTAGCTCAGTTTGATTTTTATATGCAGGTGCAGCAACACTATACCACCCACAATACTAGTGCCACAGTGGAGTTACGGGAGCAGGAAATTGAACCCCTTGCCCAGGCGATCTATGAAACAATCCAACAGGATCACGGCTATATTTCAGCGGCCCTCCTGGCCCGATTTGATGCCCTAGAAACCTTCCCCCGCCTCCCCTTTGAACCCATTAGTAAGGAACGGTATGACGCG